Part of the Esox lucius isolate fEsoLuc1 chromosome 25, fEsoLuc1.pri, whole genome shotgun sequence genome, ATTCTGTGTAAACTAATGAtaaacattaattatttaaccCTCTATTGTCCACATCTCTAGAACTGGATAAGAGTTTTTGCCGTCCAGGTCGTAAGTGCAGAGAACAGCAGCAGCTCTGAGGTCGGAGGGCAGCTGGAACACCACACCAATCAGGGCGCTGAGAAACAGGGCACACCCCTTTCTACTGCCTTGACAGAGATCCACAGCCAGCCTGGCGATACAGCACAGAGCAAGGCAGCCGTGGCAGTTGTAGAGAGCCTCCTTAGAGCCTCCTTTGATCCCCTCAAAGAGACCAGTGCGAGCATCAATACTGACTCTGGTGCAGTTGCCGGTAACGACAGTACTGTTACCAGTGATACCAGTGATAGCAGCGAAAGTAGCGAGAGTAGCGAGAGCAAGGACACTAGTGAGACCAGTGATTGCAGCAGTACTAGTGAGAGCAAAGAGAGTGATACCAGTGAGAGCAATGAGAGTGATACCAGTGAAAGCGAAGAGAGCAATACCAGTGAGAGCAATACCAGTGAGAGTGAGGAGAAACAACCGAAACGAGCTACAGATTGTCAAAATAGTGTCAACAGCACTGCCTGTGACAGTGAGGAGGAGTATTTCTTCCAAGATATTGGGGACGATGCCCATCCAATGGATCATTTGCTCATGCCTGACGAGGAGCAGAGGGAGTTAAGTTTACGGCGATAAGTCTTAAACCTAGATACTATCCTGCTTGATCTACACTGTACCTTCTCCCTTGTTTCAAATAATATGTATCGGACCTGATGCATGTCAATCAGACAAATGGGGATGTTAGCATTGTTTTGacctcaaatattgttcacataaCTTGAAATGAACTAGTATGCCTACTACTTACAAATAATATCGATCTGTGTGCTATTGATTATTTTTGTAtcagtttttttaaattgtgttaGCATTTTATCTGtcaatctgatattgtgatgtacctatattttttaaatgtattgtaacaTGTTCCAGTGGTATTACATTGTAATTGTGGTAttggtataattttttttacttattacAGAAAGAGGCACAGTAGTATATGTTCATATAGTAATCACTCATTCAAAACTAAATAAAGGAATTAATTAACAATCCAGTATTGTTTTTCCATGAACACTAAAACTGCATTAAAGAGCTGTGTATGATTTAATTGGGATGCCCTGATTCTTTCCAATTCGAAGGAATAGGTGAGCCTATAACCTGTAATAAACAACTTATAGAATATGGGATCAGTCTGATATCTGAATCAACTACACAGCAGTAATGTGCATTATCCTGTTTAAATGACTACATAGCTATACAGTTATGCTACTCAGCCAATGACCAATTATTTTAACATGATTGTTTACCCACCTtctatgaaaaatactatgatCATCCCATTTTATATGAGCATAAGCATGGGGACATTTGGCTCACATATGTTTTCTGTTGCACTGACTGTTCAATACATAGAAGAGCTTTTAATATGTAGTCTCATTTCAATACTTTGCTTTAGCCTTTGGAAACAGCCACTCAATTAGAACCATAACACAAAAGTTGGGTATAGCCAAACCAACCAtttggaaaatgaaagaaaCCCCTGGTGACATCAGCAATCTTGCAATAACCAGGTCTACCAAGGAAAACACCATCAGTTGATGTCAGCCAAGTGACTGGAGCTGTGAAAGCACCAACAACCTCAAGAATGCAGAGCTGGAAGTGTCACAGTTACAAAGGCTACACTGCAAGATGCAAACCTCAGATCAGAACCAAAAACAGAAAGGCCATATTAGAATTTCCTAAGAAGTAAGAGCTTTTAAGAACAGATGACACAAAGGTGAACCTTGACCAAAGTAATGGGAAGGCAAAAGCATGGAGACAACCAgtaaaggaaccaggcaagcctagttcagctggaccgcaattaaaatgaataaacttgGACAGTAGCtaaacaccattaagcattgtgatGGTCTGacttttcttattaaatttacctccaccactaacttattagccagtaataggtttactagtatctactaacttcttaggaatagtcataagaattgagcaattgatagcaagactgaagataaacttttccctgctatttcatttcatggcacaaaaacatttgtttttctttcatttgtgaatgacattgatacaataactacaggtgacgataactgactttctcgtcaagtgaaaagatgagagaatcgtgccAACCCCAACTCTTTTattgcccaaggggttttgataaagcctatattattacccccaaatgcatgcacagatgcgtacctttgaaaatccaccagaaacagttttgtttagacttactataatgtagctactcaATCTTTTAGCCAGCTAGGTTTTTATCTATTCTGACCCagaaagcatgcacggatgcatacttctactactacgaaaatctaccagaaacagtcgcaatataaccataaacagttttattttaggcttattatattgtagatactgaaggttatagccagcaaagtttttgtccatCCAGAACAAACccaaatgcatactttgttttgacttCGGAGATTAGATTACGGGACCTATAGCTTGCAGGTCCGCTtgtctaaccactatgctatttaacaaggtaagtcagttactcactcactcactcagtaagagacattcgctcttcttggctgtcTCTGCTTATGCAGTCTGGCAAAAAGTAAATGTGGATGATCCAACCACCTCATCAGTGAAGTGGTGGAGCTAGTGTCATTGCATGGGCATGGATGGATGCTTCTGGAAAG contains:
- the scpp1 gene encoding secretory calcium-binding phosphoprotein 1, which produces MKITIVMFCLVGAVYANPVICSFWQIQIHNVFLDLSELESSNVTQTQKFNSSASESSDQSDTSELKSSESESESLESMSESSESQSSESESQSLEDRTASHTDGDTRDNSEGSEENVRKNWIRVFAVQVVSAENSSSSEVGGQLEHHTNQGAEKQGTPLSTALTEIHSQPGDTAQSKAAVAVVESLLRASFDPLKETSASINTDSGAVAGNDSTVTSDTSDSSESSESSESKDTSETSDCSSTSESKESDTSESNESDTSESEESNTSESNTSESEEKQPKRATDCQNSVNSTACDSEEEYFFQDIGDDAHPMDHLLMPDEEQRELSLRR